Proteins encoded within one genomic window of Formosa agariphila KMM 3901:
- a CDS encoding glycerophosphodiester phosphodiesterase gives MKPNCLVMGHRGAKAYIAENTLESIQKALDFNVDGIEIDVHCCATGELVVFHDFTLDRMTNGEGELAKQSLAELKKLKVDGQFSIPTLDEVLDLIDRQCILNIELKGKSTAEATCKTIQNYIKDYGWQYSDFLVSSFQHHEIEAVFNIDKNIPLGVLTKANMVEAIEFAEIVQAKAIHPGSAIVTRDNVKLAQSKGYDVNVWTVNDKATIIRMKDYGVNAIISDNPDLV, from the coding sequence ATGAAACCCAATTGTTTAGTTATGGGACATCGTGGTGCCAAAGCCTATATCGCAGAAAATACTTTAGAATCGATTCAGAAAGCATTAGATTTTAATGTAGACGGCATCGAAATCGATGTGCATTGTTGTGCAACCGGAGAATTGGTAGTGTTTCATGATTTTACTTTAGACCGCATGACTAATGGTGAAGGTGAATTGGCTAAACAATCCCTTGCCGAATTGAAAAAGTTAAAAGTTGACGGGCAGTTTTCTATTCCGACCTTAGATGAGGTTTTAGATTTGATAGATAGACAATGTATTCTGAATATAGAATTAAAAGGAAAATCTACAGCAGAAGCAACTTGTAAAACTATTCAGAATTATATTAAAGATTACGGTTGGCAATATTCAGATTTTTTAGTGTCTAGTTTTCAGCATCACGAAATAGAAGCTGTTTTTAATATCGATAAAAATATTCCGTTGGGTGTTTTAACAAAAGCAAATATGGTTGAAGCGATAGAGTTTGCTGAAATTGTACAGGCTAAAGCCATTCATCCAGGTTCTGCAATTGTAACACGCGACAATGTAAAACTTGCCCAAAGCAAAGGCTACGATGTGAATGTGTGGACGGTTAACGATAAAGCGACTATAATTAGAATGAAAGATTATGGTGTAAATGCCATTATTTCTGATAATCCGGATTTGGTGTGA
- a CDS encoding acyl-CoA thioesterase has product MKSSNELLDLLELKTIDAGNFQGVSKTIGSPHVFGGQVLAQAVNAAYKTITNQRILHSLHAYFLEAGDLNVPIDFSVNEVRDGGSFSTRRVLASQNGKAIFILAASFHKEESGHDHQIEMNTSLKQPEDLLSWTEMLQQFGSVLPKITKHFLEIERPIEFKPVEVVNPLKQENLPPYSNIWFKLKTPLLNADLATKQQILTYISDYNILAAALLPHASKAHFGNTQMASLDHSMWFFRDFDYDDWMLYSIETPNASSARGFAKGNIFSRDGKLIACVAQEGLMRPMVKKTE; this is encoded by the coding sequence ATGAAATCTTCAAACGAGTTATTAGACCTTTTAGAATTAAAAACTATAGATGCCGGAAATTTTCAAGGTGTTAGTAAGACCATTGGAAGTCCACACGTTTTTGGAGGTCAAGTTTTGGCACAAGCTGTAAATGCGGCTTATAAAACAATAACGAATCAGCGTATATTACATTCGCTTCATGCGTATTTTCTAGAAGCAGGAGATTTAAATGTTCCGATAGATTTTAGTGTGAATGAAGTGCGCGATGGTGGTAGCTTTTCTACACGTCGTGTTTTAGCAAGTCAGAACGGTAAAGCTATTTTTATTTTAGCAGCATCTTTTCATAAAGAAGAGTCTGGACACGACCATCAAATAGAAATGAATACCAGTTTAAAACAGCCTGAAGACTTATTAAGTTGGACAGAAATGTTACAGCAATTTGGTAGTGTGTTGCCAAAAATTACTAAGCACTTTTTAGAAATAGAACGTCCTATAGAATTTAAACCTGTTGAAGTTGTAAATCCGTTAAAGCAAGAAAATTTACCACCGTATTCTAACATCTGGTTTAAGCTTAAAACACCACTTCTAAATGCTGATTTAGCAACAAAACAACAAATTTTAACGTACATATCAGATTATAATATATTGGCAGCTGCCTTGTTACCACACGCTAGTAAAGCGCATTTTGGAAATACCCAAATGGCAAGTTTAGATCATTCGATGTGGTTTTTTAGAGATTTCGATTATGACGATTGGATGTTGTATTCTATAGAAACACCAAATGCGTCTAGTGCTCGTGGTTTTGCAAAAGGAAATATTTTTTCTAGAGATGGTAAACTAATTGCCTGCGTGGCACAAGAAGGTTTAATGCGACCAATGGTTAAAAAAACGGAATAA
- a CDS encoding hemerythrin domain-containing protein, with product MTIFEAIRHDHDIQRDLLDKLVQSSGDTKNRDELFKAVRKELEIHANAEERHFYKPLISTDMMQEHSRHGIAEHHEIDELIEELEDTEYDSSAWLKIAKKLKHKVEHHLEDEEHTFFQLAGKTLSEKQKTELASKYETYMKKNR from the coding sequence ATGACTATTTTTGAAGCCATACGTCACGATCATGATATTCAACGCGATTTACTCGATAAATTAGTGCAGTCTTCGGGTGATACTAAAAATAGAGATGAATTGTTTAAAGCGGTGAGAAAAGAATTAGAAATTCATGCAAATGCAGAAGAACGCCACTTTTATAAGCCTTTAATTTCTACAGATATGATGCAAGAACATTCTAGACATGGAATTGCTGAACATCATGAAATCGATGAGTTAATCGAGGAACTTGAAGACACAGAATACGATTCGTCGGCTTGGCTTAAAATAGCTAAAAAATTAAAACATAAAGTAGAACATCATTTAGAGGACGAAGAACATACGTTTTTTCAATTGGCAGGTAAAACCTTGTCGGAAAAACAAAAAACAGAATTAGCTTCTAAATATGAAACATATATGAAAAAGAATAGGTGA
- a CDS encoding YtxH domain-containing protein → MNKSGNTFLGIIAGTALGAAMGILFAPDKGSKTRDMLAKEAELRKNKLADQASDLADTVAKKVNVKKATIEEQLESLATDTSYKSDEVISALEKKLEVLKTKNRHFRKEAQTNGSTKTASV, encoded by the coding sequence ATGAACAAGTCAGGAAATACATTTTTAGGAATTATAGCAGGAACCGCTTTAGGAGCAGCAATGGGAATATTGTTTGCACCAGATAAAGGAAGCAAGACTAGAGATATGCTTGCAAAAGAAGCGGAGTTAAGAAAAAACAAACTTGCAGACCAAGCTTCAGATTTAGCCGATACAGTGGCTAAAAAGGTAAATGTAAAAAAGGCAACAATTGAAGAGCAATTAGAAAGCTTAGCAACAGATACATCTTATAAGTCTGATGAAGTTATTTCGGCTCTAGAAAAAAAACTAGAGGTGTTAAAAACCAAGAATAGACATTTTAGAAAAGAAGCTCAGACAAATGGTTCTACCAAAACAGCTTCAGTATAA
- a CDS encoding aldo/keto reductase, whose product MPKHTQIGLGLAAIGRPEYINIKKEEIQQSETAFKNNAMDVLDDAYRFGVRYFDTAPSYGKGEQFLIDWHKLRNYKDVTLSTKWGYTYMANWELGYAGKHEVKEHSFDKLKEQWQISKALLPELKIYQVHSATLDSGIFTNTEALQELHSIKKETGVQIGISSSGVNQNEIIETALSIKIDNEDLFTSFQVTYNIFEQSTYKLLKRILSENKTVIIKEALANGRVFPNENFKHYEKAYNYFNILSKQYNVGVDAIAIRFIIDSLAPDVVLSGALTSGQLQHNLKALSFQLSSEDMHQLQIFASQPKAYWTERSALDWR is encoded by the coding sequence ATGCCAAAACATACCCAAATCGGATTAGGTCTTGCTGCCATTGGTCGTCCAGAATATATCAACATTAAGAAAGAAGAAATTCAGCAATCTGAAACGGCGTTTAAAAACAATGCTATGGATGTTTTAGATGATGCTTATCGTTTTGGTGTGCGTTATTTTGACACTGCACCATCTTATGGAAAAGGCGAACAGTTTTTAATAGATTGGCATAAACTCCGAAATTATAAAGATGTTACATTAAGTACCAAATGGGGATATACTTATATGGCAAATTGGGAGTTGGGTTATGCGGGAAAACACGAAGTAAAAGAGCATTCCTTCGATAAACTTAAGGAACAGTGGCAAATCTCAAAAGCGTTATTACCAGAATTAAAAATCTATCAGGTGCATTCTGCAACTTTGGATAGCGGTATTTTTACGAATACCGAAGCACTTCAAGAATTACATAGCATAAAAAAAGAAACAGGTGTACAAATAGGGATTAGTAGCAGTGGTGTTAATCAGAATGAAATTATCGAGACGGCTTTGAGTATTAAAATAGATAATGAAGATTTATTTACAAGCTTTCAAGTCACCTATAATATTTTTGAACAATCTACATATAAACTCTTAAAACGTATATTAAGCGAAAATAAAACTGTAATCATTAAAGAAGCTTTGGCGAATGGTCGGGTTTTTCCGAACGAAAACTTTAAGCATTACGAAAAAGCTTACAACTACTTTAATATACTTTCTAAACAATATAATGTAGGAGTAGATGCTATAGCAATACGGTTCATTATAGATAGTCTAGCGCCAGATGTGGTATTAAGTGGTGCTTTAACCAGTGGTCAATTACAACATAACTTAAAAGCATTATCGTTTCAATTGTCTTCAGAAGACATGCATCAACTACAAATATTTGCGAGTCAACCCAAGGCGTATTGGACAGAAAGAAGCGCCTTAGATTGGCGTTAA
- a CDS encoding L-histidine N(alpha)-methyltransferase, which yields METTVIPEIIQGLKAEQKHISSKFFYDDIGSRIFQEIMQLQDYYLTDSEFEILSLQAAQIHKALQFSEPFNIIELGAGDGFKTFKLLEYLVSKEIHFNYVPIDISQEAITMLTSKLKERLPELEVKPQVGDYFEILKKMSAETVPNLLLFLGSNIGNYLKKDALDLLQLFYKNMNPGDKLLIGFDLKKNPVTINKAYYDDYGITKRFNLNLLTRMNREFDADFKLDDFDFYCHYDPITGHVKSYLVSLKAQTVYLKTIDETITFKQNELIWTELSKKYALTEIEDLASSVGFKTDTHFLDCKHYFTDSLWEK from the coding sequence ATGGAAACTACAGTTATACCCGAAATTATTCAAGGCTTAAAAGCGGAACAAAAACATATTTCATCAAAGTTTTTTTACGATGATATTGGAAGTCGCATTTTTCAAGAAATTATGCAACTACAAGATTACTATTTAACCGATAGTGAGTTTGAAATTTTATCGCTTCAGGCGGCTCAAATTCATAAGGCTTTGCAGTTTTCGGAACCCTTCAATATAATTGAACTTGGTGCTGGAGATGGTTTTAAAACCTTTAAGTTATTAGAATATTTGGTGTCTAAAGAAATTCACTTTAATTATGTGCCAATCGATATTTCTCAAGAGGCAATAACAATGCTAACTTCAAAATTAAAGGAACGTTTGCCTGAATTAGAAGTTAAACCTCAAGTAGGCGATTATTTTGAAATTCTTAAGAAAATGTCGGCAGAAACTGTTCCAAATTTATTGCTGTTTTTAGGAAGTAATATTGGGAATTATCTGAAAAAAGATGCCTTAGATTTATTACAGTTATTTTATAAAAATATGAACCCGGGAGATAAACTTTTAATAGGTTTCGATTTAAAGAAAAATCCGGTTACGATTAATAAAGCTTATTACGATGATTATGGTATTACCAAACGTTTTAATTTGAATTTATTAACGCGAATGAATCGAGAATTTGATGCCGATTTTAAGCTAGACGATTTCGATTTTTATTGCCATTACGACCCAATTACAGGGCATGTAAAAAGTTATTTAGTAAGTTTAAAAGCACAGACTGTGTATCTTAAAACTATAGATGAAACCATTACGTTTAAGCAAAATGAATTGATTTGGACCGAGCTCTCAAAAAAATATGCTTTAACCGAAATTGAAGACTTAGCATCTAGTGTCGGTTTTAAAACAGATACTCATTTTTTAGACTGCAAGCACTATTTTACAGATAGTCTTTGGGAGAAATAG
- the egtB gene encoding ergothioneine biosynthesis protein EgtB produces MSLKENYITTRKRFKTICEPLQIEDYSVQPAVFVSPPKWHLAHSTWFFEQFILSTYVEDYQVYNDDFAYLFNSYYNNAGKRVLRPNRGLMTRPSVEDVFAYRDYVDKHMLEFFNSELNATVRTTIKLGINHEQQHQELFYYDIKYILGNQPTFPAISNQVELPLDIGASNTVTIAEGLYTIGHDNDSFCYDNEQGVHQVFLQTFEISTSLVKNSEYIEFIEAGGYQDFNLWHAEGWDFIQTEQIVAPLYWHKVDGVWHHYTLDGFKPVAVNEPVMHISFYEAFAFAEWKGMRLPTEFEWEVASKQLNWGALWEWTNSAYLPYPNFTKAEGALGEYNGKFMINQMVLRGASVATVKNHSRSTYRNFFHPQMRWQFSGIRLVK; encoded by the coding sequence ATGTCTTTAAAAGAAAACTACATAACTACGCGAAAGCGTTTTAAAACAATTTGTGAACCTTTACAGATTGAAGATTATTCCGTTCAACCAGCTGTTTTTGTCTCGCCTCCAAAGTGGCATTTGGCACATTCCACATGGTTTTTCGAACAATTTATATTGAGTACATATGTTGAAGATTATCAGGTTTACAATGATGATTTTGCCTATTTGTTTAATAGCTATTACAATAATGCAGGTAAAAGAGTCTTACGCCCAAATCGCGGATTAATGACGCGTCCGAGTGTTGAAGACGTCTTTGCTTATCGTGATTATGTGGATAAACACATGCTGGAATTTTTTAATTCAGAACTAAACGCTACTGTAAGAACTACAATAAAACTTGGTATTAATCATGAGCAACAACATCAAGAACTTTTTTATTACGATATAAAATATATATTAGGAAATCAACCTACTTTTCCTGCCATCTCAAATCAAGTTGAACTTCCTTTAGATATAGGTGCTTCTAATACGGTTACCATAGCAGAAGGATTGTATACTATCGGGCATGATAACGATTCGTTTTGTTACGATAATGAGCAAGGCGTACATCAAGTGTTTTTACAAACATTTGAAATTTCTACAAGCTTGGTAAAGAATTCTGAATACATTGAGTTTATAGAAGCAGGTGGTTATCAGGATTTTAATTTATGGCATGCCGAAGGTTGGGATTTTATACAAACAGAACAGATTGTTGCCCCATTATATTGGCATAAAGTAGATGGTGTTTGGCACCATTACACCTTAGACGGATTCAAGCCTGTAGCAGTTAACGAGCCCGTTATGCACATTAGTTTTTACGAAGCTTTTGCTTTTGCCGAATGGAAAGGCATGCGTTTACCTACCGAGTTTGAATGGGAAGTAGCGTCTAAACAATTAAATTGGGGAGCACTATGGGAATGGACAAATAGTGCGTATTTACCTTATCCTAATTTTACAAAAGCAGAAGGTGCGTTAGGGGAATACAATGGTAAGTTTATGATTAATCAGATGGTGCTTCGTGGTGCCTCTGTTGCTACAGTTAAAAATCATAGTCGCTCGACATATCGTAATTTTTTCCATCCGCAAATGAGATGGCAATTTTCAGGAATTAGATTAGTAAAATAA
- a CDS encoding bifunctional alpha/beta hydrolase/OsmC family protein, protein MNTQKLEIINSKGVKLQAYLELPANGKPQNFAVFAHCFTCSSSFSAVRNISRSLTNHNFGVLRFDFTGLGRSEGLFSDSHFSANISDLLDVSNYLEQHYKAPSLLVGHSLGGAAVIVAASKLESVKAVAAIGAPSTINHVTHLFSHGVSDVEEKGEVEVNIGGRPFKIDKEFVEDFEKLNLPKITKELRKPILIMHAPFDDVVGIENAEELYKNAHHPKSFIGLDQANHLLTEERDSLYVGHLIGTWVQRYFDEQEIEILDTQGEQLVAHLNLVEDNFTTNIQTKTHSFVADEPKKIGGDDFGPSPYEFLNSALASCTAMTLKLYAERKKWDLQEVFVYITYSKKHSDDLQTEISTSGQIDYLKKTLKFVGNLDDKQKTRLKEIASKCPVHKTLVTDTIIETVIE, encoded by the coding sequence ATGAACACTCAGAAATTAGAGATTATAAATAGTAAAGGTGTAAAACTTCAAGCCTATTTAGAATTGCCTGCAAATGGTAAACCCCAAAATTTTGCAGTATTTGCGCATTGTTTTACTTGTAGTAGTTCGTTTTCTGCTGTACGAAATATTAGTAGGTCGTTAACTAACCATAATTTTGGTGTGCTACGATTTGATTTTACAGGTTTAGGACGTAGTGAAGGGCTGTTTTCCGACAGTCACTTTTCTGCAAACATCTCAGATCTTTTAGATGTTAGTAATTATTTAGAACAACATTATAAAGCACCATCGTTATTGGTGGGCCATTCTTTAGGTGGAGCAGCAGTAATTGTTGCGGCTTCTAAATTAGAATCTGTAAAAGCTGTGGCTGCCATTGGAGCGCCATCAACTATAAATCATGTAACCCATTTGTTTTCTCATGGCGTTTCAGATGTTGAAGAAAAAGGAGAAGTTGAAGTTAATATTGGTGGCCGACCATTTAAAATAGATAAGGAATTTGTTGAAGATTTTGAAAAATTAAATTTACCAAAAATCACAAAAGAGCTAAGAAAGCCAATTCTTATTATGCATGCACCTTTTGATGATGTTGTTGGTATAGAAAATGCCGAAGAATTGTATAAGAACGCTCATCACCCTAAAAGTTTTATTGGTTTAGATCAAGCGAACCATTTATTAACAGAAGAACGTGATAGTTTGTATGTAGGGCACCTTATTGGAACGTGGGTACAACGTTATTTCGATGAGCAAGAAATTGAAATTTTAGATACTCAAGGCGAGCAATTAGTTGCGCATTTAAACCTTGTAGAAGATAATTTTACAACTAATATTCAGACCAAAACGCACAGTTTTGTCGCAGATGAACCCAAGAAAATTGGCGGCGATGATTTTGGTCCGTCACCATACGAGTTTTTAAATTCAGCTTTGGCTTCTTGTACAGCTATGACTTTAAAATTATATGCCGAACGTAAAAAATGGGATTTGCAAGAAGTCTTTGTATATATAACCTATTCTAAAAAACATAGCGACGATTTGCAAACTGAAATTTCTACGTCTGGACAAATAGATTATTTAAAGAAGACATTAAAGTTTGTTGGGAATTTAGACGATAAACAGAAGACGCGTTTAAAAGAAATTGCATCTAAATGTCCAGTGCATAAAACACTAGTTACCGATACCATTATTGAAACGGTTATCGAATAA
- a CDS encoding peptide-methionine (S)-S-oxide reductase, whose amino-acid sequence MDLKTEDKIAFGGGCHWCTEAVFQSLKGVRLVEQGYVSSFNDNASFSEAVIVYYNPKEISEDILLEIHLHTHNSRSNHSMREKYRSAVYVFSEGQEHRLQNELNRFQNQFDNRLVTKIYWFNQFESSRESIRNYYLKNPEKPFCKRFINPRLSFLLEHYSGFIKPSFTTSPAINP is encoded by the coding sequence ATGGATTTAAAAACAGAAGATAAAATTGCATTTGGCGGCGGATGTCATTGGTGCACAGAAGCTGTATTTCAATCGTTAAAAGGTGTACGTCTTGTAGAGCAAGGTTACGTTTCTTCTTTCAATGATAATGCTTCGTTTTCTGAAGCTGTTATTGTTTATTATAATCCCAAAGAAATTTCTGAAGACATTCTTTTAGAAATTCATTTGCATACGCATAATAGCAGGTCTAATCATAGTATGCGTGAAAAATACAGATCTGCGGTTTATGTGTTTTCTGAAGGACAAGAACATCGACTTCAAAATGAATTAAACAGATTTCAAAATCAATTCGATAATCGTTTAGTAACAAAAATATATTGGTTTAATCAGTTTGAATCTTCTCGAGAATCCATTAGGAATTATTATCTTAAAAATCCAGAAAAACCATTTTGTAAACGTTTTATAAATCCGAGGCTGTCTTTTTTATTAGAACATTATTCTGGGTTTATAAAACCATCATTTACAACATCACCCGCAATTAATCCATAA
- a CDS encoding protein adenylyltransferase SelO: MKTFKSHINETFTSELPADPILENSRRQVSEACFSYVTPKHTAKPELIHVSPELLETLGISEAESQSEEFLKVFTGNQVLEDTRPYAMCYGGHQFGNWAGQLGDGRAINLTEIEYKNQRWALQLKGAGPTPYSRTADGLAVLRSSVREYLCSEAMFHLGVPTTRALSLAVTGDQVLRDVMYNGNPEYEEGAVVCRVAPSFLRFGSFELLASREDAKTLKTLTDYTIKHFYPELGAPSKATYLAFFKEVSERTLKMIVDWQRVGFVHGVMNTDNLSILGLTIDYGPYGWLEGFDYGWTPNTTDRQHKRYRYGNQPNIGLWNLYQLANVLYPLIEDVDALQAILDAYKSNFETQSLQMMRSKLGLFEAEESDLKLIQDFEDALQMLETDMTIAFRTLSKFEKGNLSNGLKLIEDAFYNPDAMTSEIEEVWKAWFDRYSDRLQKEALSDAERASKMNGVNPKYVLRNYMSQLAIDDAEQGDYALVDELFNLLKNPYDEQPDSEKWFAKRPEWARNKVGCSMLSCSS; this comes from the coding sequence TTGAAAACTTTTAAATCACATATAAACGAGACTTTTACAAGCGAACTTCCCGCCGATCCAATTCTAGAAAACTCTAGGCGTCAGGTTAGCGAAGCTTGTTTTTCTTATGTTACGCCCAAACATACTGCAAAACCAGAATTGATTCATGTGTCTCCAGAATTGTTGGAAACATTGGGGATTTCGGAAGCTGAAAGTCAGTCGGAAGAATTTTTAAAAGTGTTCACAGGGAATCAAGTATTGGAAGATACAAGACCGTATGCTATGTGCTATGGCGGACATCAATTTGGGAATTGGGCAGGACAATTAGGCGATGGTCGTGCCATAAATTTAACCGAAATTGAATATAAAAATCAGCGTTGGGCTTTGCAATTAAAAGGTGCTGGTCCAACGCCATATTCTAGAACTGCCGATGGTTTGGCGGTCTTACGTTCGTCTGTTCGTGAGTATTTATGTAGCGAAGCCATGTTTCATTTGGGCGTGCCTACTACGCGAGCATTATCGTTAGCGGTAACGGGAGACCAAGTGTTACGCGATGTTATGTATAACGGGAATCCGGAATACGAAGAAGGAGCAGTAGTGTGTCGTGTAGCACCAAGTTTTTTACGTTTCGGAAGCTTTGAACTTTTAGCGTCTCGAGAAGATGCCAAAACACTTAAAACGCTTACAGATTATACGATAAAACATTTTTATCCAGAATTGGGAGCACCATCAAAAGCAACGTATTTAGCCTTTTTTAAGGAAGTTTCTGAGCGTACGCTTAAAATGATTGTCGATTGGCAACGTGTCGGTTTTGTGCATGGTGTAATGAATACCGATAATTTGTCTATCTTAGGTTTAACCATAGATTACGGGCCTTACGGTTGGTTAGAAGGTTTCGATTATGGTTGGACGCCAAATACAACCGATAGACAACATAAACGCTATCGCTATGGAAATCAGCCTAATATTGGGCTTTGGAATTTATATCAACTAGCAAATGTGTTATATCCTTTAATTGAAGATGTCGATGCGTTACAAGCTATTTTAGATGCGTATAAATCGAATTTTGAAACCCAGTCTTTACAGATGATGCGTTCAAAACTAGGCCTTTTTGAAGCAGAAGAATCCGACTTAAAACTGATTCAAGATTTTGAAGATGCATTGCAAATGCTAGAAACAGACATGACGATTGCATTTAGAACTCTTTCGAAATTTGAAAAAGGAAATCTTTCAAATGGATTGAAACTTATTGAAGACGCTTTTTACAATCCAGATGCCATGACTTCAGAAATTGAAGAAGTTTGGAAAGCTTGGTTTGACAGGTATTCAGACCGATTACAAAAAGAAGCATTGTCTGATGCAGAACGTGCTTCAAAAATGAATGGCGTTAACCCCAAATATGTGCTTAGAAATTATATGTCACAATTGGCAATAGATGACGCAGAACAAGGAGATTATGCATTGGTGGATGAATTATTCAATTTATTAAAAAATCCATACGACGAGCAACCAGACTCTGAAAAATGGTTTGCAAAACGACCAGAATGGGCACGGAATAAAGTGGGCTGTTCGATGTTGTCTTGCAGTTCTTAG
- the msrA gene encoding peptide-methionine (S)-S-oxide reductase MsrA has translation MDNTKEIITLGGGCFWCTEAVFQQVKGIEKVVSGYTGGTVPGTPTYREICSGLTGHAEVIQLTYDANVISLQDILIIFFTTHDPTTLNRQGADRGTQYRSVIYYQKEEEKAIIDVVIENIQPYFDDKIVTEVSALGPFFEAEDYHQDYYENNKTQGYCTAVINPKLAKLRQMHADKLK, from the coding sequence ATGGATAATACAAAAGAAATTATCACGCTAGGAGGCGGTTGTTTCTGGTGTACAGAAGCTGTGTTTCAACAGGTAAAAGGTATCGAAAAAGTGGTTTCAGGATATACTGGAGGTACGGTCCCTGGAACACCTACTTATCGCGAAATATGTTCGGGATTAACCGGTCATGCCGAAGTTATTCAACTTACTTATGATGCGAATGTGATTTCATTACAAGATATTTTAATCATCTTTTTTACCACACACGACCCTACAACTTTAAATCGTCAAGGTGCCGATCGCGGGACACAATACCGTTCTGTAATTTATTATCAGAAGGAAGAAGAGAAAGCGATTATAGATGTTGTAATTGAAAATATTCAACCGTATTTCGATGATAAAATAGTGACAGAAGTGAGTGCGTTAGGACCATTTTTTGAAGCTGAAGATTATCATCAGGATTATTACGAAAACAATAAAACACAAGGCTATTGCACTGCGGTTATTAATCCGAAGTTAGCCAAGTTAAGGCAAATGCATGCCGATAAATTAAAATAG
- the msrB gene encoding peptide-methionine (R)-S-oxide reductase MsrB, producing the protein MLTWKNIMDFAVNGNPEPHRRVEKTDEEWKELLTPHQFRIARLKGTEAPHSGALCSAHEAGKYGCVCCGTLLFDSTIKFESSSGWPSFTQPIQENAIKYEKDTAFGMVRVEVMCNTCDAHLGHVFPDGPEPSGLRYCVNSESITLEKEEHHG; encoded by the coding sequence ATGCTTACATGGAAAAATATAATGGATTTTGCCGTGAATGGCAATCCAGAACCCCATCGTCGTGTAGAGAAAACCGACGAAGAATGGAAAGAATTATTAACACCCCACCAATTTAGAATAGCAAGATTAAAAGGAACCGAAGCACCACATTCGGGAGCACTTTGTAGTGCACACGAAGCTGGAAAATATGGTTGTGTGTGTTGCGGGACGTTATTATTCGATTCAACTATAAAATTCGAATCTAGTTCAGGATGGCCAAGTTTTACACAGCCTATCCAGGAGAATGCCATCAAGTACGAAAAGGATACCGCATTCGGTATGGTTCGTGTAGAAGTGATGTGTAATACTTGCGATGCGCACTTAGGACATGTATTTCCTGATGGCCCAGAACCAAGCGGATTACGCTATTGTGTAAATTCAGAATCAATTACGCTAGAGAAAGAAGAACATCATGGATAA